From a single Pseudobutyrivibrio xylanivorans genomic region:
- a CDS encoding alpha-galactosidase: MGVKIFEKEKQFHLFNSKISYLIGECRDGEIGQIYFGKRINENQIILGYQTLAGRPYCNPAEYDESYTKELACLEYPAFGNGDMRGSAYEIRQANGSRVTNLVYKSHVVYEGKKPIPGLPASYVNTDSEATTLEIRCVDEVAKVEVTLYYTIFEDYSIITRHVSFKNVGNEEVKLTKALSCCIDLPDHEYDLMQFEGAWGRERYPHVRSIEKGIISIESMRGHSSANFNPFVIMKRRNTDEFQGEAIGIHLVYSGNFIAKAEVDNFDKLRFTMGINPNWFVWPLDKGEVFDTPEVIISYTKEGLNDLSQNIHKFMNNNLVRSPYKNKPRPILLNNWEATEMNFDEGKIINIAKKGKEAGIELFVLDDGWFGKRNDDRAGLGDWFANTDKLPDGITGLAKKINDLGMDFGLWIEPEMVNPDSDLYRAHPDWVLAVPDRRRTLGRHQMVLDFSKPEVVDNVYYHLYDIISTANISYIKWDMNRSITECFSQGVAPEYQGMVYHKYILGVYSLYERLIKDFPHILFESCASGGGRFDAGMLYYAPQAWCSDDTDGHERVKIQYGTSYGYPLVSMGSHVSASPNGQTGRVMAINDRANIAYFGTFGYELDLNEVSEEDFEQVKNQVVFMKKYRGLFQYGTLYRLQSPFEKNYASWMVVSEDKKQAIVVMYKGLNTQNTEVEYIKLQGLEPDTVYTINDNEKMYGDFLMERGLGTLGWNEPWYRSGKDFTSRMFILNAE; encoded by the coding sequence ATGGGAGTCAAGATATTTGAAAAGGAAAAGCAGTTCCATCTGTTTAATTCAAAGATTAGTTATTTAATTGGCGAGTGCCGCGATGGTGAAATCGGTCAAATATATTTTGGAAAACGTATAAACGAAAATCAGATTATTCTAGGATATCAGACCTTGGCAGGCAGACCATATTGTAATCCTGCTGAATATGATGAGAGTTATACCAAAGAGCTGGCGTGTTTGGAGTATCCTGCGTTTGGTAATGGGGACATGCGTGGCTCTGCCTACGAGATTCGCCAAGCTAATGGCTCGAGAGTTACAAATCTTGTTTACAAATCACACGTTGTCTATGAGGGAAAGAAGCCTATTCCAGGTCTTCCTGCCAGCTACGTAAATACGGATTCAGAAGCTACAACACTGGAGATAAGATGCGTTGATGAGGTGGCAAAGGTTGAGGTGACCCTTTACTACACAATCTTTGAGGATTATTCAATCATTACTCGTCACGTAAGCTTTAAAAATGTTGGCAACGAGGAAGTGAAGCTAACAAAAGCCCTTAGTTGCTGTATCGATTTGCCAGACCATGAGTATGACTTGATGCAGTTTGAAGGAGCCTGGGGACGAGAGCGTTATCCACATGTGCGTTCAATTGAAAAGGGAATTATCTCTATCGAGAGTATGCGTGGTCACTCAAGTGCAAACTTCAATCCATTTGTGATTATGAAGCGCAGGAATACAGATGAATTCCAGGGCGAGGCAATAGGAATACATCTTGTCTACAGTGGCAACTTTATTGCCAAGGCAGAGGTGGATAACTTCGATAAGCTTCGTTTTACCATGGGGATAAACCCCAATTGGTTTGTATGGCCTCTTGATAAAGGCGAGGTGTTTGATACACCAGAGGTTATTATTTCCTACACTAAGGAAGGCTTGAACGACCTTAGCCAGAACATACACAAGTTCATGAACAATAACCTTGTTCGCTCACCATATAAGAACAAACCAAGACCAATCCTTCTAAATAATTGGGAAGCTACAGAGATGAACTTCGATGAGGGGAAAATCATTAATATAGCAAAGAAGGGAAAAGAGGCTGGCATCGAATTATTTGTCCTTGATGATGGCTGGTTTGGAAAGCGTAATGACGACCGTGCTGGGCTTGGAGATTGGTTTGCAAACACGGATAAGTTGCCTGATGGAATTACAGGTCTTGCTAAAAAGATAAATGATTTGGGAATGGATTTTGGTCTCTGGATTGAACCTGAGATGGTGAATCCGGATTCAGATCTTTACAGAGCACATCCTGATTGGGTACTTGCTGTCCCAGATAGAAGACGTACTCTCGGACGTCATCAGATGGTCTTAGATTTCTCAAAGCCAGAGGTTGTGGACAATGTTTATTATCATCTTTACGATATTATTTCCACAGCAAATATCAGCTATATCAAGTGGGACATGAACCGCTCAATCACAGAGTGCTTTAGCCAGGGCGTGGCACCTGAATATCAGGGAATGGTTTATCACAAATATATCCTTGGAGTATACAGTCTGTACGAGAGATTGATAAAAGACTTCCCTCATATCCTCTTTGAGTCATGCGCAAGTGGCGGAGGAAGATTTGATGCAGGCATGCTGTATTATGCGCCTCAGGCATGGTGCTCAGACGATACAGATGGTCACGAGCGTGTGAAGATTCAGTATGGTACTAGCTATGGCTATCCACTGGTATCAATGGGATCTCATGTATCTGCCTCACCTAATGGACAGACAGGGCGAGTGATGGCAATTAATGACAGGGCAAATATTGCATATTTTGGAACCTTCGGATATGAGCTTGATTTAAACGAGGTATCAGAAGAGGACTTTGAGCAGGTTAAAAATCAGGTGGTATTCATGAAGAAATACCGAGGTCTTTTCCAGTATGGGACCCTATATCGCCTTCAGTCCCCATTCGAGAAAAACTATGCAAGCTGGATGGTCGTCTCAGAAGATAAAAAGCAGGCGATAGTTGTAATGTACAAGGGCCTTAATACACAAAACACTGAAGTGGAGTATATAAAGCTTCAGGGATTGGAGCCAGATACGGTTTACACAATCAATGACAATGAGAAGATGTACGGTGATTTCCTGATGGAACGAGGCCTTGGAACGCTGGGCTGGAACGAGCCATGGTATAGGTCAGGCAAAGATTTCACATCTCGGATGTTCATTCTGAATGCAGAATAA
- a CDS encoding FprA family A-type flavoprotein, with product MTEAIKYIGCDDKDLDLFESQYEVPNGVSYNSYVILDDKVAIMDSVDPRVTDEWLANLEGALGGRKPDYLVVQHMEPDHSGSIKAFLEKYPETAVVGNAKTFAMLGQFMEAPLFENRKHVVAEGESLELGKHTLSFYMAPMVHWPEVMVTYESTEKVLFSADAFGKFGTLDVDETWIDEARRYYLNIVGKYGVQVQGLLKKAAALDIKEIAPLHGPVLTENLEYYIDLYNTWSTYKPEVEGVLVACASIHGNTKNAALKIWEHLKDADVNTTFIDLTREPVSEAVAQAFRFDKMVCCACTYDGGLFPPMDDFLHHLTAKAYQNRKVAFVENGTWAPQAAGKMKAILEPMKNLEFMEPVVSIKSTLNTESEAKLQELIEVLK from the coding sequence ATGACAGAGGCAATTAAATACATAGGTTGTGACGACAAAGATTTAGATTTATTTGAGAGCCAGTATGAAGTCCCAAATGGCGTTTCATACAATTCGTATGTGATTTTGGATGACAAGGTGGCAATTATGGATTCTGTGGACCCAAGAGTTACAGATGAATGGCTTGCAAATCTGGAGGGAGCGCTAGGAGGCCGTAAGCCAGATTATCTTGTGGTACAGCATATGGAACCAGATCACTCAGGTTCAATAAAAGCTTTTCTGGAAAAATATCCAGAGACTGCTGTTGTGGGAAATGCAAAGACCTTCGCCATGCTTGGACAGTTTATGGAGGCTCCCCTTTTTGAGAATAGAAAGCATGTAGTTGCTGAAGGTGAAAGCTTGGAGCTTGGTAAGCATACACTTTCATTCTATATGGCTCCGATGGTTCATTGGCCAGAGGTTATGGTTACTTACGAGTCCACAGAGAAGGTGCTTTTCTCAGCAGATGCATTTGGAAAGTTTGGAACCCTTGATGTGGATGAGACATGGATAGATGAAGCTCGTAGATATTATTTGAATATTGTGGGTAAGTATGGAGTTCAGGTACAGGGCTTGTTGAAAAAAGCAGCAGCGCTTGATATCAAGGAAATTGCTCCACTTCATGGCCCAGTACTTACAGAGAATTTGGAATACTATATCGATTTGTATAATACATGGAGCACCTATAAGCCAGAGGTGGAAGGGGTACTTGTGGCATGCGCTTCTATTCACGGAAATACAAAGAATGCAGCGCTTAAGATTTGGGAGCATTTGAAGGATGCAGATGTAAATACTACGTTTATCGACTTGACCAGAGAGCCAGTATCAGAGGCTGTAGCTCAGGCTTTCCGCTTTGATAAGATGGTTTGCTGCGCATGTACTTATGATGGAGGATTGTTCCCGCCTATGGATGATTTCCTTCATCATCTGACTGCAAAGGCTTATCAGAATCGTAAGGTTGCATTTGTAGAAAATGGAACTTGGGCGCCTCAGGCAGCAGGAAAGATGAAAGCAATTCTTGAGCCGATGAAGAATCTGGAGTTTATGGAGCCAGTGGTTAGCATTAAGTCTACTCTCAATACTGAGAGTGAGGCTAAGCTACAAGAACTTATAGAAGTATTAAAGTAA
- the efp gene encoding elongation factor P — MITAGDFRNGMTIEMDNKVYQVIEFQHVKPGKGAAFVRTKLKDIKGGGVTETSFRPTEKFPAARIDRKDMQYLYNDGELYNFMDVETYDQVALTADQIGDALKFVKENEVVKMLSHNGSIFSVEPPMFVELQITDTEPGFKGDTATGATKPATVETGAVVYVPLFVENGETIKIDTRTGEYLSRV; from the coding sequence ATGATTACAGCCGGTGATTTCAGAAACGGTATGACAATCGAGATGGACAATAAGGTTTATCAGGTTATCGAGTTCCAGCACGTAAAGCCAGGTAAGGGTGCAGCTTTCGTTCGTACAAAGCTTAAGGATATCAAGGGTGGCGGTGTTACAGAAACATCTTTCCGTCCTACAGAGAAGTTCCCAGCAGCACGTATCGATCGTAAGGATATGCAGTACCTTTACAATGATGGTGAGCTTTACAACTTCATGGATGTTGAGACATACGATCAGGTTGCTCTTACAGCAGATCAGATTGGTGATGCTCTTAAGTTCGTTAAGGAGAACGAAGTTGTTAAGATGCTTTCACACAACGGTTCTATTTTCTCAGTTGAGCCACCTATGTTCGTAGAGCTTCAGATTACAGATACAGAGCCAGGTTTCAAGGGCGATACAGCTACTGGTGCTACAAAGCCAGCTACAGTTGAGACAGGTGCTGTTGTATACGTTCCACTTTTCGTTGAGAACGGCGAGACAATCAAAATCGATACAAGAACAGGCGAGTACTTATCACGCGTTTAA
- a CDS encoding CYTH domain-containing protein has protein sequence MEIERKFLIKELPDLSKYNYVDIEQGYLSTQPVVRIRKKNDAYILTYKGGGLMAREEIEAALTKEAYEHLREKIDGYPITKRRYLIPLDKYTIELDVFEGHMEGLIMAEVEFSSIEEANSFVAPDWFGQDVTEDPRYHNSRMIFGNPLS, from the coding sequence ATGGAAATAGAAAGAAAATTTTTAATAAAAGAATTACCAGATTTATCAAAATACAATTATGTTGATATCGAGCAGGGGTACCTTTCCACCCAGCCTGTCGTTAGAATCCGAAAAAAGAACGATGCCTACATCCTCACCTACAAGGGTGGAGGACTTATGGCCAGAGAAGAAATTGAAGCCGCCCTCACCAAGGAAGCCTATGAACACCTTCGTGAAAAAATCGACGGCTATCCAATTACAAAACGTCGCTATCTCATTCCTCTCGATAAATACACCATAGAACTTGATGTATTCGAAGGGCATATGGAAGGCCTGATTATGGCCGAAGTAGAATTTTCATCTATCGAAGAAGCAAACTCATTCGTTGCTCCAGATTGGTTTGGCCAGGACGTAACCGAAGACCCTCGCTATCATAACTCACGTATGATTTTCGGCAATCCGTTATCTTAA
- a CDS encoding glycosidase, producing MSNGPMLNAYPDSMGGTLDDIVKALKKEELKDTFESFYILPSIFNTDLDRGFSVIDYGINEELGSRQAIEDIKGMDIDLKLDFILNHASVLSKEFQDIIKNGEKSKYKDFFIDWNKFWEGCGQMTEAGYIQPDEKYIKDMFFRKPGLPILMVRFPDGRNVPYWNTFYQEVRYKNLEAEDLMEAMDIQYVAAQRLAQCVNSQISEGCAVADLQLGKYDKYRAQVVELLESSRRYLGQMDLNIKSPLVWEFYENTLKTLSSYGAKIVRLDAFAYAPKEPGEKNFLNDPGTWDLLQKVRELADKNGVTLLPEIHASYGEKIYELVANKGYMTYDFFLPGLLIYAIEKNDPTILVNWAKELVDNDIRVVNMLGCHDGIPLLDLKGLIPEEEIQSLIDTLVARGGFVKDLHGAKNMYYQVNATYYSALGEDDKKMLFARAIQMFMPGKPQVWYLDLFAGKNDHEAVARAGAGGHKEINRTNLSMEQIESQLQKEVVKKQIELLQLRKSHPAFGFDSKLSIDTEGSVVTFTWSKGTDTITLKADFSTYEYQIIK from the coding sequence ATGAGCAATGGACCTATGTTAAATGCCTATCCAGATTCCATGGGCGGAACCTTGGATGACATTGTAAAGGCTTTAAAGAAGGAAGAGCTTAAGGACACATTCGAGTCTTTTTATATTCTTCCAAGCATTTTTAATACAGACTTAGACAGAGGGTTCTCTGTTATTGATTACGGCATCAATGAGGAGCTTGGTAGCCGTCAGGCTATTGAGGACATCAAGGGAATGGACATTGATCTTAAGCTTGATTTCATTCTCAACCATGCATCTGTATTATCAAAAGAGTTTCAGGACATTATCAAGAATGGAGAAAAGTCCAAATATAAAGATTTCTTTATTGACTGGAACAAATTCTGGGAGGGCTGCGGCCAGATGACCGAGGCTGGTTATATCCAGCCAGATGAGAAATATATCAAGGATATGTTTTTCAGAAAGCCTGGTTTACCAATTCTTATGGTAAGATTCCCAGATGGGAGAAATGTACCATATTGGAATACATTCTATCAGGAGGTTCGCTACAAGAATCTTGAAGCAGAAGACCTGATGGAGGCAATGGATATCCAGTATGTGGCAGCACAGAGATTAGCTCAGTGCGTTAACTCTCAGATTTCTGAGGGTTGTGCAGTGGCTGATTTGCAGCTTGGTAAGTATGACAAATATCGTGCACAGGTGGTTGAACTTCTTGAGAGCAGCCGCAGATACTTAGGCCAGATGGATTTGAACATCAAATCTCCATTGGTTTGGGAATTCTACGAGAACACTCTTAAGACACTATCATCTTATGGTGCAAAGATTGTTCGTCTTGATGCATTTGCATACGCTCCTAAGGAGCCAGGCGAGAAGAACTTCTTGAACGACCCAGGAACATGGGATTTGCTTCAGAAGGTTCGTGAGTTAGCTGACAAGAATGGGGTTACACTCCTTCCTGAAATTCACGCTAGCTACGGAGAGAAGATTTATGAGCTTGTGGCAAATAAGGGCTACATGACATACGATTTCTTCCTTCCAGGACTTCTCATCTACGCAATTGAAAAGAACGATCCTACAATCCTTGTAAATTGGGCTAAGGAGCTTGTGGACAATGATATTCGCGTTGTAAACATGCTTGGTTGCCACGATGGTATTCCACTTCTCGACCTTAAGGGACTTATCCCAGAGGAAGAGATTCAGTCACTTATCGATACACTTGTTGCACGTGGCGGATTTGTAAAGGATCTTCACGGTGCAAAGAACATGTACTATCAGGTAAATGCCACATATTACAGTGCACTTGGTGAGGATGATAAGAAGATGCTCTTCGCTAGAGCAATTCAGATGTTCATGCCAGGTAAGCCACAGGTATGGTACCTTGATTTGTTTGCAGGAAAGAATGACCACGAAGCAGTTGCAAGAGCAGGTGCAGGCGGCCACAAAGAAATCAACAGAACAAACCTTTCTATGGAGCAAATTGAATCACAGCTCCAGAAGGAAGTTGTAAAGAAACAAATCGAGCTTTTACAGCTTAGAAAATCTCATCCAGCTTTTGGATTTGACAGCAAGCTTAGCATCGATACTGAAGGTTCAGTGGTAACCTTTACATGGAGTAAAGGAACTGACACCATTACTCTTAAGGCTGATTTTAGCACTTATGAGTACCAGATAATCAAATAA
- a CDS encoding adenylylsulfate kinase has translation MAIDLKQYKDIPHGDMPGDKVEIGEEHVKKAQLIMESLKGMLDEVIAKDGKAVITVCGGSGVGKSETASLLSYFLNEQGIGAYTMSGDNYPRRIPMYNDAERLRIFRTAGVRGLVKAGEGTMEHFDTIRKWQQEETDADRSHVSENPWAASYIDAGRKGLEGYLGTTNEIDFDEVSSIVKAFKSGQNKIYLKRMGRTDSELWYEEVDFSTIKVLVIEWTHGNSDHYEGVDIPILLNSTPEETLAHRRARNRDGKTDSAFTMLVLELEQNLLASQAHKAKIILSKAGELLSFDQYKELMNK, from the coding sequence ATGGCTATTGATCTTAAACAATACAAAGATATTCCACATGGCGATATGCCAGGTGACAAGGTAGAAATCGGCGAGGAGCATGTTAAAAAGGCTCAGCTCATCATGGAGTCCCTCAAGGGAATGCTTGATGAGGTAATCGCAAAGGATGGAAAGGCAGTTATCACAGTTTGTGGTGGCTCAGGAGTTGGCAAATCAGAGACCGCATCTCTTTTAAGCTACTTCCTTAACGAGCAGGGCATTGGTGCTTACACTATGTCAGGCGACAACTATCCTAGACGAATTCCTATGTACAATGACGCAGAGCGACTCCGCATCTTCCGCACCGCAGGCGTTAGAGGCTTAGTGAAGGCTGGCGAGGGTACAATGGAGCACTTCGACACTATCAGAAAGTGGCAGCAGGAGGAGACTGATGCAGACCGCAGTCACGTATCAGAGAATCCATGGGCAGCTTCTTACATCGACGCAGGACGTAAGGGGCTTGAAGGATACCTTGGAACAACCAACGAAATCGACTTTGATGAAGTATCTAGTATTGTAAAGGCTTTCAAGTCTGGCCAGAATAAAATCTACCTTAAGAGGATGGGTAGAACCGACTCTGAACTTTGGTATGAAGAGGTTGATTTTTCAACAATTAAAGTTCTAGTTATTGAATGGACACACGGCAACAGTGACCACTATGAGGGAGTGGATATTCCAATTCTTCTCAACAGTACTCCAGAGGAGACTCTTGCTCACCGCAGAGCACGTAATCGCGATGGAAAGACTGACAGTGCGTTCACAATGTTAGTTCTCGAACTCGAGCAGAATCTTTTAGCGTCACAGGCGCACAAAGCGAAGATTATACTTTCTAAGGCTGGCGAATTGCTTTCATTTGACCAGTATAAAGAACTTATGAATAAGTAA
- a CDS encoding substrate-binding domain-containing protein, with the protein MKANGNYKKLLVILLTVILTAGVILAGCGSSSGGGGSAGGKKFLYSGPPSDTFKQLLMDNIAAAGSAAGVTVDFGEPCESVKAQVDQFKQAVSAGYDAIICLPVDRSTALQLETVAGDLPIIYVNACPDEQFLKENKYIAVSSYEMNAGEYQAEYVWNKLGKPSSMNIVILRGELTHNASVQRSVSVKNWLRKNGVELNVVFDDTANWSVDEAADVMNLVMKIGQPFDCVFCNNDDMAIGACHALKAKGYDLNKVPVVGVDATTAGCQSIVDGEMQFTVYQSAKGQGEKAIETAIALTTKGSADGIEGLSEDGFYVWVPFEKVDATNVKDYM; encoded by the coding sequence ATGAAGGCTAATGGAAATTATAAAAAATTGTTAGTAATCCTTCTGACGGTGATTCTTACTGCTGGAGTTATTCTTGCGGGATGTGGTAGCTCGTCAGGTGGCGGTGGAAGTGCTGGAGGTAAAAAGTTCTTATACTCAGGACCACCTTCTGATACATTTAAACAGCTTTTGATGGATAATATTGCAGCAGCTGGTTCAGCAGCAGGGGTCACAGTTGATTTCGGAGAACCATGTGAGTCAGTAAAAGCACAGGTTGATCAGTTCAAGCAGGCAGTTTCAGCAGGTTATGATGCAATTATCTGCCTTCCTGTAGATAGATCTACAGCCCTTCAGCTGGAGACAGTTGCAGGGGATTTGCCAATTATCTATGTAAATGCCTGCCCAGATGAGCAGTTTTTGAAGGAAAATAAATACATAGCTGTAAGTAGTTATGAGATGAATGCAGGTGAGTATCAGGCTGAGTATGTATGGAATAAGCTTGGAAAACCAAGCAGCATGAATATAGTAATTCTTCGTGGAGAGCTTACTCATAACGCATCTGTACAGCGTTCTGTATCAGTAAAGAATTGGCTGAGAAAGAACGGCGTTGAGCTTAACGTAGTATTCGACGATACAGCAAACTGGAGTGTTGACGAAGCTGCAGATGTTATGAATCTTGTAATGAAGATAGGTCAGCCATTTGATTGCGTATTCTGCAATAATGACGATATGGCTATTGGTGCTTGCCATGCACTGAAGGCTAAAGGCTATGATTTAAACAAGGTTCCTGTTGTTGGTGTAGATGCTACAACAGCTGGATGCCAGTCCATTGTTGATGGCGAAATGCAGTTTACAGTATATCAGTCGGCAAAGGGACAGGGTGAAAAAGCCATTGAAACAGCGATTGCGTTAACAACAAAAGGAAGTGCTGATGGTATCGAAGGATTATCTGAGGATGGTTTCTACGTATGGGTTCCATTCGAGAAAGTCGATGCGACGAATGTAAAGGACTACATGTAA
- a CDS encoding methyl-accepting chemotaxis protein, with amino-acid sequence MAKEKSSKKYAKIKNKLIVLLLPVVIIAVLVLVFISGWVSRNSMRKMATEQLNSSISNQGDNIESWLKKNLENFSTAKHVIETGNLDEESIQTMLNAFYGYNSNCPEGMYIATTSGKFYKADKSEKAVSNPQAEPWFAQGLTRINMNYGAAYTNANGENVISASGILMDGSDEIKIISADLTLEQISIIVNSGVKMDQAASFLIDTYSNTILAHRDDARVNTVLTENDSDKLMAGIAKRLNDADYTSCEIEGHQVAFRSIAGTEWYLVSYISNDVILADVYRLINILVAIGLAAAIIIVILINVLVSRVIAPLSGITQNIADMSEGDFTIKVSKDSNDEIGLMGSKVSEFVESMRRMLSSINEESERLKEQSDNSDRVSKDMFNASRSQADAMQNLNSTVDQLAIAVNEIAENATTLAMVVSDTRENSNQANESMKETVEISKKGRSDMEQLSRAMGGIKNSNDELVNSINDVGKASEEITKIVGLISEIAEETNLLSLNASIEAARAGEAGKGFAVVASEIGKLAQNSSASAEKISNLIGDVQKAIDSVVSQAEISAKEIDANSDLIHTAVDTFNQIYQNIERSNELIDEMIRGVQKVDDVAGNMAAISEEQAASADEILETSRNMVEQANSITQSSQDVADNSHELANTSQKLTGYVQQFKIDG; translated from the coding sequence ATGGCAAAAGAGAAGTCGTCGAAAAAATATGCAAAAATCAAAAACAAGCTAATTGTTCTGTTGTTGCCAGTAGTTATCATTGCTGTATTGGTTCTGGTTTTTATTTCAGGATGGGTATCACGTAACAGCATGAGAAAGATGGCTACAGAGCAGCTCAATTCTTCTATCTCCAACCAGGGCGATAATATCGAATCTTGGTTGAAAAAGAATCTTGAGAATTTCTCTACGGCAAAGCATGTCATCGAGACGGGCAATCTAGACGAAGAAAGTATTCAGACTATGCTGAATGCTTTCTATGGCTATAATTCAAACTGCCCTGAAGGTATGTATATTGCCACCACTTCAGGTAAATTCTACAAAGCAGATAAATCAGAAAAAGCTGTGTCAAATCCTCAGGCAGAACCATGGTTCGCTCAAGGTTTGACCAGAATTAATATGAATTATGGCGCTGCATATACTAATGCTAACGGCGAGAACGTTATTAGTGCATCTGGTATTCTTATGGATGGCAGCGATGAGATAAAGATTATCAGCGCAGATCTTACACTTGAGCAGATTTCAATCATTGTAAACTCAGGTGTAAAGATGGACCAAGCCGCGTCCTTCCTTATCGATACATATAGCAATACAATTCTTGCGCATCGTGATGATGCAAGAGTAAACACTGTGCTTACAGAAAACGATTCTGATAAGCTCATGGCTGGTATTGCAAAAAGACTTAATGATGCAGATTATACTTCCTGTGAAATTGAAGGTCATCAGGTAGCCTTTAGATCAATTGCTGGTACAGAGTGGTATCTGGTATCTTACATTAGTAATGATGTTATTCTTGCAGATGTTTACCGCCTCATTAATATCCTTGTAGCAATTGGTTTAGCAGCAGCAATCATTATTGTAATTCTTATTAACGTGCTTGTAAGTCGTGTTATTGCACCTCTTAGTGGTATTACTCAGAACATCGCTGATATGTCTGAGGGTGATTTCACAATTAAGGTTAGTAAGGATAGCAACGATGAGATTGGTCTTATGGGAAGCAAGGTTTCAGAGTTCGTTGAATCTATGAGACGAATGCTTTCATCTATCAATGAGGAATCTGAGCGCCTGAAAGAGCAGTCAGATAACTCTGATAGAGTTTCAAAGGATATGTTTAATGCATCACGTTCACAGGCAGATGCAATGCAGAATCTGAATTCAACTGTAGATCAGCTTGCTATTGCTGTTAATGAGATTGCAGAAAATGCAACTACCCTAGCCATGGTAGTATCGGATACACGTGAGAATTCTAATCAGGCAAACGAGAGCATGAAGGAGACTGTAGAAATCTCAAAGAAGGGTCGTTCCGATATGGAACAGCTCTCACGTGCTATGGGAGGAATCAAAAATTCCAACGACGAGCTGGTTAATTCTATTAATGATGTTGGAAAAGCATCAGAGGAAATCACCAAGATTGTAGGACTTATTTCCGAGATTGCAGAGGAGACCAACCTGCTTTCACTGAATGCTTCCATCGAGGCAGCTCGTGCAGGTGAGGCCGGTAAGGGCTTCGCGGTAGTAGCTAGTGAAATCGGAAAGCTGGCACAGAATTCTTCAGCAAGTGCAGAAAAGATTTCAAATCTTATTGGAGATGTTCAGAAGGCAATCGACAGTGTAGTTTCTCAGGCTGAGATAAGCGCCAAGGAAATTGACGCCAACAGCGATTTGATTCACACAGCAGTAGATACCTTCAATCAGATTTACCAGAACATTGAAAGATCTAATGAGCTTATAGACGAGATGATTCGTGGTGTTCAGAAGGTTGACGATGTTGCTGGTAACATGGCAGCTATCTCAGAGGAGCAGGCAGCCAGTGCAGACGAGATTCTTGAAACCTCACGTAACATGGTTGAACAGGCTAACAGCATTACCCAGAGCAGCCAGGATGTGGCAGACAATTCACATGAGTTGGCTAATACATCCCAGAAGCTTACAGGATATGTTCAGCAGTTTAAGATTGATGGTTAG